One genomic region from Carassius auratus strain Wakin unplaced genomic scaffold, ASM336829v1 scaf_tig00001724, whole genome shotgun sequence encodes:
- the LOC113069518 gene encoding fucolectin-1-like gives MFLENVALKGTAVQSSTYSGCGAAKAIDGVRYAPPGETHTYCSITDNDLSPWWRLDLLDSYNIYNVTITNRNDCCLDQTTGVEIRIGNSLENNGNNNPRCGVTSSVPLGSTVSFSCVGMEGRYVNMYIPNIQKHLTLCEVEVYGIKVIRMKQVIRVQVKAAENVDEAELKALVLNKLKQTLSDEDVILTWRTQPNGKVFQKNKIVPIQSTVCSSLK, from the exons atgtttttagagaatgtggCATTAAAAGGAACAGCTGTACAGTCATCCACATATTCCGGCTGTGGAGCTGCAAAGGCCATCGACGGCGTCAGATACGCTCCGCCAGGAGAAACCCATACATACTGCTCCATCACAGATAACGATCTCAGCCCGTGGTGGAGGCTGGACCTGCTGGATTCTTACAACATTTACAACGTGACCATCACCAACAGAAACGACTGCTGTCTGGATCAAACGACTGGAGTAGAGATCCGCATCGGAAACTCTCTGGAGAACAACGGAAACAACAATCCAAG ATGTGGTGTCACTTCATCTGTCCCATTAGGCAGTACTGTCAGTTTCTCTTGTGTTGGAATGGAAGGTCGTTATGTGAACATGTACATTCCTAACATCCAGAAGCATCTCACATTGTGTGAGGTGGAGGTTTATGGAATAAAAG TCATAAGGATGAAGCAGGTGATCCGAGTGCAGGTGAAAGCTGCTGAGAATGTGGATGAAGCTGAACTGAAGGCACTTGTCTTAAACAAG TTAAAGCAGACGCTGAGCGATGAGGACGTCATACTGACATGGAGGACACAACCCAACGGGAAAGTCTTCCAGAAGAACAAGATTGTACCGATACAATCTACTGTTTGTTCTTCTTTaaagtga